One Mesoplodon densirostris isolate mMesDen1 chromosome X, mMesDen1 primary haplotype, whole genome shotgun sequence genomic region harbors:
- the FOXR2 gene encoding forkhead box protein R2, with translation MDLKIKNPEFWYSLHGQVPGLLDWDIGNEFFLPCTTDQCPLAEQDLDKYRLRVMETVELPQDRRPGPEKDSPNSEPNLWMWVNPNILCPLGSQEAPKPSKKKDLASIHPSPQLLPKDEVSNCSKTTVMESLPSSCSKQSPPQKKFTSSPSDWELTEEETEEQDNNTSVALQSPNKGECFQSQKLWQGDIQERKSWPQPPLSCSQLIALALRNGPPCGLRVQEIYSFTQQHFPFFWTAPGSWKNNIRRNLCFLGRFEKAPVHGTNARTRSVLWRLTEEGHCHFQKKTRALASAKRESIQQCMSQPDMMTSLFDL, from the coding sequence AtggatctaaaaataaaaaatcctgaGTTCTGGTACAGTCTCCATGGCCAGGTCCCAGGGCTGCTGGACTGGGACATAGGAAATGAGTTCTTCCTGCCTTGCACCACAGACCAGTGCCCCTTAGCTGAGCAGGACCTTGACAAATACAGACTCAGAGTAATGGAGACCGTAGAATTACCTCAAGATAGGAGACCCGGTCCTGAAAAAGATAGTCCTAACTCTGAACCGAACCTGTGGATGTGGGTGAATCCCAACATTTTGTGCCCCCTTGGCAGCCAGGAGGCCCCAAAGCCCAGTAAGAAAAAGGATCTGGCAAGCATACATCCTTCCCCTCAGCTACTCCCAAAGGATGAAGTGTCTAACTGCTCAAAGACCACAGTGATGGAGTCCCTGCCATCTTCCTGCAGCAAGCAGTCTCCCCCACAGAAGAAGTTCACCTCTTCCCCCAGTGACTGGGAGCTCACAGAAGAGGAGACTGAGGAACAAGATAACAACACCTCTGTGGCCCTCCAATCCCCAAACAAAGGGGAGTGCTTCCAGAGCCAGAAGCTATGGCAAGGCGACATCCAGGAGAGGAAGTCCTggccccagccgcccctcagttGCAGTCAACTAATTGCTCTGGCACTAAGAAACGGCCCCCCATGTGGCCTCCGTGTGCAAGAGATCTACAGTTTCACCCAACAGCATTTCCCCTTTTTCTGGACAGCTCCAGGTAGCTGGAAGAACAACATCCGCCGCAACCTCTGCTTCCTGGGCAGATTTGAGAAGGCGCCAGTGCATGGGACCAATGCAAGGACAAGGTCTGTACTCTGGAGGCTTACTGAGGAGGGACACTGCCACTTTCAGAAGAAGACTCGTGCCTTAGCCTCCGCTAAGAGGGAGAGCATTCAACAGTGCATGAGCCAGCCAGATATGATGACCTCCCTCTTTGACCTTTGA